The DNA region CCGAGCTTGGGGTCGCGGCCAGCGGCGAGATGCCGGGCGGCGACCTCTTCCGCGGTCGAAAAACTCTCATACGCCTCGCCGGACTCCACCAGCTTGGCGAGCACGTCGCGGTACAAGTCGCGGCGCTGGGACTGGCGGTACGGCGCGTGCGGACCGCCGACCTCGGGCCCTTCGTCCCAGTGCAAGCCCAACCAGCGCAACGCGTCCAAGATCGCCTTGTAGGACTCTTCGGAGTCGCGGGAGGCGTCGGTGTCCTCAATGCGGAATACGAACGTACCGCCATGGTGACGGGCGAACGCCCAGTTGAAGAGGGCTGTGCGAACCAAACCGACGTGCGGCGTGCCCGTCGGGGAGGGGCAGAAGCGGACACGGACAGGCACACGCTCAGGCATGTGGCGCTCCTTTTTCTGAGACAACCGGGTTCGTCAAAGTCCCGACGCCTTCGATCATGATCGACACTTCGTCGCCGTCGACGATCGGTCCGACCCCTTCTGGTGTGCCGGTGAGGATGACATCCCCGGGCAAGAGCGTCATCGCACGAGAGCACCACGCGATGAGCTTCGGGATGCTGTGGATCAAAAGGCTCGTCCGGGAGTGCTGGCGCAGCTGCCAGGACTCTTCGCAAGCGCCGCGCACCTCCGTTCGTATCTCCAGGTCCTCCGGGTCGAGCTCGGTCTCGATCCACGGGCCGAGCGGGCAGAACGTGTCATGGCCCTTGGCGCGGGCCCACTGCCCGTCTTGACGTTGCTGGTCGCGGGCGGAAACGTCGTTGCCGACGGTGTAGCCGAGAACGACCGAGAACGCCTCGTCGCGCGGCACATTGCGGCACGGCCTCCCGATGACGACCGCGAGCTCGCCCTCGTGGTGGACGGTCTGGGCGTCGGACGGCAGCACGATCGGAGCGCCCGGTCCGACAATCGACGTCGAGGGCTTCAAGAAGATCAACGGCTCCTGCGGAGCCTCCCCGCCCATCTCCTTGGCGTGCGCGAGATAATTCTTGCCGACGCAGACCACTTTGGAGGCCAGAATCGGAGAAAGCACGCGCAGATCCGCGAGCGGCCAACGCTTCCCGGTGTAGGCGGGCTCGCCGAAGGGGTGGTCGGCGATCTCGTGGGCGACAGCATCCGGGCCGTCCCCCTCCACACGCACAAACGCGACGCCGTTCGGACTCGCTACCCTGCCTAACCTCATGGGCTTCGAGCCTACTATGAACGGCATGGGATTGATCCGCGCCGTCCTCATGCTCTGCACTGTCAGCCTCGGGGCGGCCGCCGACAGCGGGGGGCCTTGCGCGGTCTTCGACCTGGAGGCGCACCGAGGCGGGATGGGGCTGACCGTGGAGTCCACTCTTGCCTCGTTCGCGAAGGGGTTGTCTGTGGGCGTCACCACGTTGGAGATGGACGTGCAAATCACCAAGGACCATGTCGCCGTGATCACGCACGACCGCAAAGTCGACCCGTCGAAATGTTCCGGCCAGTACGCGGGGCGCTTCATCAAAGACCTCACTTTCGCCCAAATCGAAACGCTGGACTGTGGTTCCAAGACCTTGTCGAACTACCCCGAGCAGCACGCGGCGCCCCACGCGAAGATGCCCGCCCTGCGTTCGGTTTTGGAGCTTGCCCGCCAGCGGGGCCCCGGCGCGACCAGGCTGAACATCGAGACGAAAGTCGAGGCAGCGGCGCCGTCCGAGACCGCCCCCCGCGAGGAATTCGTCCGTATTGTCGCAGAGGAGATCCGGCGAGCGGGCCTCGCCGGACAGGCTGTCATCGAAAGCTTCGACTGGGGGGCGCTCGAACTGATGCGCCGCATCGCCCCGGAACTGCCGCTCATCGCGCTCACATCGCCCGCGTTCTGCGCCGATGAGACCTCGCGCAATCCGTGGCTCGGCGGTGTCGCCTTGGCAGACTTCGGCGGCGACGCCATCGCGGCGGCGAAATCCATCGGCGCGACGGCGATCTCCCCGCAATACGGCGACCCGCAAGACGGCAAGCTCGGCGATCCGGGTTTCCGACTGCTGACGACACAAGAGTACGTGGAACGCGCGCACGCAGAGGGCATGAAGGTCATTCCGTGGACCGTGGACGACAAGGCGACTATGGCCGCGCTGGTGGACTCCGGCGCGGACGGGATCATCACGGACTACCCGGACGCATTGCGCGAAGTCTTGGCCGAGCGCGACATGCCGCTGTCCCCAGCGTCGTGAGCCTCGGGCGAGCCGGTTCCAGGCGCTTCGGCACGAGCGCTCAGCGCAGCTCCACGCCCTTGCGCCGGGCGAACGAGACACCGGCGAACCTCATGATGAGACCGAGCGGGTCCGAGTACAACGAGCCGAACAGCCTCGGCACGGCATTGTAGAACCGAGCGTCCGCCCCGACCAAGATCCTGGCCTTGCGCTTGCCGACGCCTTGCACAATGGCCTCGGCCGCTGTGGCCGCATCGGTGAAAGACAGCAAATTGAACAGCTCGGCGATACCGGCTTTGTGCCCCTGCCCCGGATCGGACTTGGCGATCTGCGTGCGCACGAAGCCGGGGTGCACCGAGCTGACCCCGATAGGCC from Segniliparus rotundus DSM 44985 includes:
- a CDS encoding fumarylacetoacetate hydrolase family protein, which produces MRLGRVASPNGVAFVRVEGDGPDAVAHEIADHPFGEPAYTGKRWPLADLRVLSPILASKVVCVGKNYLAHAKEMGGEAPQEPLIFLKPSTSIVGPGAPIVLPSDAQTVHHEGELAVVIGRPCRNVPRDEAFSVVLGYTVGNDVSARDQQRQDGQWARAKGHDTFCPLGPWIETELDPEDLEIRTEVRGACEESWQLRQHSRTSLLIHSIPKLIAWCSRAMTLLPGDVILTGTPEGVGPIVDGDEVSIMIEGVGTLTNPVVSEKGAPHA
- a CDS encoding glycerophosphodiester phosphodiesterase family protein, with translation MGLIRAVLMLCTVSLGAAADSGGPCAVFDLEAHRGGMGLTVESTLASFAKGLSVGVTTLEMDVQITKDHVAVITHDRKVDPSKCSGQYAGRFIKDLTFAQIETLDCGSKTLSNYPEQHAAPHAKMPALRSVLELARQRGPGATRLNIETKVEAAAPSETAPREEFVRIVAEEIRRAGLAGQAVIESFDWGALELMRRIAPELPLIALTSPAFCADETSRNPWLGGVALADFGGDAIAAAKSIGATAISPQYGDPQDGKLGDPGFRLLTTQEYVERAHAEGMKVIPWTVDDKATMAALVDSGADGIITDYPDALREVLAERDMPLSPAS